In Oscillatoria sp. FACHB-1407, a single window of DNA contains:
- a CDS encoding CBS domain-containing protein has protein sequence MVKASDIMTRDVVTIRSSATLAEAIALMQVRGWRSLIVERDNVDDAYGIITETDIACQMANGNCDPEHVRVHEVMTKPCIVVNPDLSVDNVLKLFARNRLLRAPVIRGELLGIISISDILVKSHLGEELCKALPNPDLQALAQQARTAYTEGLPQLPDQAATWDTLEEKLSELSQQQADQVLKTALEEYFKEFEALRTPAVLDNLCSG, from the coding sequence ATGGTGAAAGCATCAGACATCATGACACGAGATGTAGTCACCATTCGCAGTTCAGCCACTCTGGCGGAGGCGATCGCCCTAATGCAGGTACGAGGGTGGCGATCGCTCATCGTCGAGCGAGACAATGTGGATGATGCCTATGGCATTATCACTGAAACCGATATTGCCTGTCAGATGGCAAATGGGAATTGCGATCCGGAGCATGTTCGAGTGCATGAGGTGATGACCAAACCCTGTATTGTTGTGAATCCGGACTTGAGTGTTGACAATGTGCTGAAACTGTTTGCTCGTAATCGATTGCTCAGAGCCCCTGTGATTCGAGGTGAACTGCTTGGCATCATTTCCATCTCTGATATTTTGGTCAAAAGTCATTTGGGTGAAGAACTCTGCAAAGCTTTACCCAATCCAGATCTTCAGGCATTGGCTCAACAGGCACGCACCGCTTACACAGAAGGACTGCCCCAGTTACCAGATCAAGCCGCCACCTGGGACACGTTAGAAGAAAAACTCTCAGAACTCTCTCAACAGCAGGCTGATCAAGTGCTTAAAACAGCTCTAGAAGAGTATTTTAAGGAGTTTGAAGCATTAAGA
- a CDS encoding oxidoreductase → MSRLKLATVWLGGCSGCHMSFLDLDEWLFDLLEQVDLVYSPLIDVKVYPDGVDVVLVEGAIANTDHLDMIQKIRARSRLLISFGDCAVTGNVTALRNSLGSALPTLQRSYLELSNHHGQIPTEPGIVPDLLDRVTPVHAVVAVDLYLPGCPPSADRIRAVLEPLLNGQIPRLERQQIKFG, encoded by the coding sequence ATGTCCCGTCTCAAATTGGCAACGGTTTGGCTTGGTGGCTGTTCTGGATGCCATATGTCGTTTTTAGATTTAGATGAATGGCTCTTTGACCTGCTAGAACAAGTGGATTTAGTCTACAGCCCACTGATCGATGTCAAAGTGTATCCAGACGGGGTGGATGTTGTGTTAGTCGAGGGGGCGATCGCCAATACGGATCATCTGGATATGATTCAGAAAATTCGAGCGCGATCGCGCCTCCTGATCTCGTTTGGAGACTGTGCTGTGACTGGAAATGTGACAGCATTGCGAAATTCATTGGGAAGTGCGCTTCCGACGCTGCAACGTAGCTATCTGGAACTATCTAATCATCATGGTCAGATTCCAACGGAACCCGGAATTGTACCCGATCTCCTAGACCGAGTAACCCCTGTTCATGCCGTTGTGGCTGTTGATCTCTATTTGCCAGGGTGTCCTCCTTCTGCCGATCGCATTCGTGCCGTTTTAGAACCGTTGCTCAATGGTCAAATTCCTCGTCTGGAGCGACAGCAGATTAAATTTGGCTGA